The Hydrogenobacter thermophilus TK-6 genome window below encodes:
- the lnt gene encoding apolipoprotein N-acyltransferase — MKRSLLAILNGILLYLPFSSYNLWFLIFPGIFMLLRRPNQMHYLLTGFTFFFLSLRCVNIASIEYGDINPFLAYTLFALFCLFLTIYQMNLPLYMWKKMGGRLWLLPVLYTLFEVARSYVPYGGFPWLIVGETSVNFPAVKYSLRFLTVYGGSLLIWYITYLAFKRRFLALLALLSFSFLLGLSAKQQILKALEDAKILKVALLQTAVPQQDKLSDKKFREYTDEMLSMVSQAVKEKPDLVVLPESAFAFFFSDEFDRGRQELFELSYQAPILVGLVDIREGLKPYNSAYLVADGQLVGYYDKIRLLPIGEYMPFPFGFLKDVFSAISGLDYVPGTQKRPIVYKNIQVATPICFEIAYWDLVKELSKKANLVAVLTNDGWFNHSDCSYQHFMWAKVRAIENGKFILWVNNSGDTAVINPFGEVVKKMPYMKRGILIEYVRLLP, encoded by the coding sequence ATGAAGAGATCTTTGCTTGCTATCTTGAATGGTATCTTGCTATACCTCCCCTTCTCCTCTTACAACCTCTGGTTTCTTATCTTTCCAGGTATTTTTATGCTCCTGAGACGCCCCAACCAGATGCACTATCTTCTGACAGGCTTTACCTTTTTCTTTCTGTCTCTTAGATGCGTCAACATCGCCAGCATAGAGTACGGGGACATAAACCCCTTCTTGGCATATACCCTATTTGCACTCTTCTGTCTTTTCTTAACCATTTACCAGATGAACCTGCCCCTTTACATGTGGAAAAAAATGGGTGGAAGGCTCTGGCTTCTGCCCGTACTTTACACTCTCTTTGAAGTGGCAAGGTCGTATGTACCTTACGGTGGATTTCCGTGGCTCATTGTTGGTGAAACATCAGTAAACTTCCCAGCAGTTAAGTACTCGCTTCGCTTCCTTACAGTTTATGGTGGAAGCTTGCTCATCTGGTACATCACTTATCTTGCTTTTAAAAGAAGATTCTTGGCTCTTTTAGCTCTTTTGTCTTTTAGCTTTCTTTTGGGGCTTTCCGCAAAGCAACAAATCCTAAAAGCTCTTGAAGATGCTAAGATCTTAAAGGTAGCCTTATTACAAACAGCAGTGCCTCAGCAGGATAAACTGAGCGATAAGAAGTTTAGAGAATACACAGATGAGATGCTTTCCATGGTTTCGCAGGCAGTTAAAGAAAAGCCTGACCTTGTGGTGCTTCCTGAGTCAGCCTTTGCCTTCTTTTTTTCTGATGAGTTTGACAGAGGCAGGCAAGAGCTATTTGAACTGAGCTACCAGGCACCCATCTTAGTAGGTCTTGTAGACATAAGAGAAGGACTAAAGCCTTACAACTCCGCTTATTTAGTAGCAGATGGTCAGCTTGTTGGATACTACGACAAGATAAGACTTCTCCCTATAGGAGAGTACATGCCTTTTCCCTTTGGGTTCTTGAAGGATGTTTTTTCTGCCATAAGCGGGCTTGATTATGTGCCTGGAACTCAAAAGCGTCCCATTGTCTACAAAAACATCCAAGTGGCTACTCCCATATGCTTTGAGATTGCTTACTGGGATCTCGTAAAAGAGCTATCTAAGAAGGCTAATCTCGTGGCGGTGCTTACCAACGACGGGTGGTTCAACCACAGTGATTGCAGCTATCAACACTTTATGTGGGCTAAAGTAAGAGCGATAGAAAATGGAAAGTTCATCCTCTGGGTAAACAACTCAGGAGATACCGCCGTTATAAACCCCTTTGGAGAGGTTGTAAAAAAGATGCCTTACATGAAAAGGGGTATCCTTATAGAATATGTTAGGCTTTTACCGTAA
- a CDS encoding EamA family transporter, whose amino-acid sequence MKAILLTISASLVWGFAPSLFKMVLKEGIPPSVALIFHNLSAFIIATLITAILGERIFISPKYLMLTFLGGFLSGFLGLYLFFLALRHGDVSVVSPIASTSPLWSAVFAWLLLGEKLSFTKLLGIALIIIGVSLLSVSFKR is encoded by the coding sequence ATGAAGGCTATCCTTCTTACCATCAGCGCCAGCTTAGTTTGGGGTTTTGCTCCCTCACTTTTTAAGATGGTGCTAAAAGAAGGAATACCCCCCTCGGTGGCTCTGATCTTTCACAACCTTTCCGCTTTTATCATTGCAACGCTTATAACGGCAATTTTAGGTGAGAGGATATTCATAAGTCCCAAGTACTTGATGCTTACCTTTCTGGGAGGCTTTCTCTCTGGTTTTTTGGGACTTTATCTTTTCTTTTTAGCTTTGCGTCATGGGGATGTTTCGGTTGTTTCGCCCATTGCTTCCACATCACCCCTTTGGAGCGCTGTATTTGCCTGGCTTCTTTTGGGTGAAAAGCTTAGCTTCACCAAACTCTTAGGTATAGCTCTCATAATAATTGGTGTATCACTGCTTTCTGTCTCCTTTAAAAGATGA
- the xth gene encoding exodeoxyribonuclease III, whose amino-acid sequence MQGKDKDNRSFKIASYNVNSINTRKELVLSWLERDPVDILCLQELKTTDENFPKEDFMKMGYECYTHGQKTYNGVAICSRFLLEEVFKGMGDATYDQEKRVIGGRFKDVWIINAYFPHGESRGGRKFFWKLGFYEKFLRFITESFSPNDKIVLVGDMNVAMEDIDVYDPVLLKDTIGTMKEERDALKKLISWGFVDAFRYLYPEKRQFTWWDYIGGMVWKDQGMRIDYILITKPLLAYLRDVYVDMWPRKRRNPKPSDHAPIVGVFEL is encoded by the coding sequence ATGCAAGGAAAAGATAAGGATAACAGGAGTTTTAAGATTGCATCCTACAATGTCAACTCAATAAACACAAGGAAAGAGCTTGTCCTCTCTTGGCTTGAGAGAGACCCCGTTGATATACTGTGTCTTCAGGAACTTAAGACCACCGACGAAAACTTTCCCAAAGAAGACTTTATGAAGATGGGCTACGAGTGTTACACACACGGACAGAAGACTTACAACGGAGTAGCCATATGCTCCAGATTTCTCTTAGAAGAGGTCTTTAAAGGCATGGGAGATGCCACTTACGACCAGGAGAAGAGGGTAATAGGTGGCAGGTTTAAAGATGTATGGATTATAAACGCTTACTTCCCTCATGGTGAGTCACGCGGTGGCAGAAAGTTCTTCTGGAAGCTGGGGTTTTACGAGAAGTTTTTGAGGTTTATAACAGAAAGCTTTAGTCCCAACGACAAGATAGTACTTGTGGGTGATATGAATGTAGCCATGGAGGATATTGATGTTTACGACCCTGTGCTTCTTAAAGACACCATAGGTACCATGAAGGAGGAGAGAGATGCATTAAAGAAGCTCATCTCGTGGGGGTTTGTGGATGCCTTCAGATACCTTTACCCTGAGAAAAGGCAGTTTACTTGGTGGGATTACATAGGTGGCATGGTTTGGAAAGACCAAGGTATGAGAATAGACTACATACTCATCACAAAACCTCTGCTAGCTTACCTCAGGGATGTCTATGTGGACATGTGGCCAAGAAAGAGGAGAAATCCAAAGCCTTCTGACCACGCACCAATTGTAGGAGTGTTTGAATTATGA
- a CDS encoding HU family DNA-binding protein, with the protein MTKAELVSAVAKGAGITKKQADAALKSAISAIAGSLKKGERVAIPGFGIFTVRKRAARKGRNPRTGAVINIPARKVVTFRPAKDLRESIK; encoded by the coding sequence ATGACAAAGGCTGAGCTTGTTTCTGCTGTTGCAAAGGGAGCGGGCATAACCAAAAAGCAGGCAGATGCCGCTCTAAAATCTGCCATATCTGCCATAGCTGGATCCCTTAAGAAGGGGGAAAGGGTTGCCATACCCGGCTTTGGCATATTCACCGTTAGGAAGAGGGCGGCAAGGAAGGGGAGGAACCCCAGGACGGGTGCTGTCATCAACATACCCGCCAGAAAGGTGGTGACCTTCAGGCCTGCTAAGGACCTCAGAGAGTCCATAAAGTAA